One part of the Amaranthus tricolor cultivar Red isolate AtriRed21 chromosome 16, ASM2621246v1, whole genome shotgun sequence genome encodes these proteins:
- the LOC130802230 gene encoding uncharacterized protein LOC130802230, whose product MIVLMMIIVVVMRMNMRMILILYAENVVYGLDDVFIGDDEIRLVVDKDIDEENNRDIYHAIECGYNYYYLHNGRSRISVYCYNRCDCSKSKARIVNCVCGKEKKCYFKVHAVKLKDEETLQIRIYFPKNTCGHQHQNNKVTALYLAEKYIEDWRENPTWKLKAFEKRVNRELGYEVKYSKFYMAKRIAMKMIFGDASEEYSRVWDYAEAIRRFNPESTAIVKCIGIDTPPPLFQRMYICLPACKEGFVAGCRPVRGVDGAHLKGKFLGVLLTAVGKDGNNNIFPVAWAVVKTENVETWT is encoded by the coding sequence ATGATAGTACTAATGATGATTATAGTTGTGGTGATGAGgatgaatatgaggatgattctgATTTTGTATGCAGAAAATGTGGTTTATGGtcttgatgatgtgtttataggtgatgatgaaattagattGGTAGTAGATAAGGAtattgatgaagaaaacaatagagacatataccatgctattgaatgtggttacaattattattacctgcatAATGGTAGAAGTAGGATCAGtgtgtattgctacaatagatgCGATTGTAGTAAATCGAAAGCAAGAATTGTgaactgtgtttgtgggaaggagaagaagtgttattttaaggttcatgctgtgaagttgaaagatgaggagacacttcaaataaggaTTTATTTTCCAAAGAACACTtgtggtcaccaacaccaaaataataaagtcactgctttgtatttagctgagaaatacatagaAGATTGGAGGGAAAATCCAACTTGGAAATTAAAGGCATTTGAGAAACGGGTTAATAGAGAGTTAGGTTATGAagtgaagtattctaagttttatatggctaaaagaattgcaatgaaaatgatatttggtgatgctagtgaagagtatagcAGGGTGTGGGATTATGCGGAAGCAATAAGGAGGTTTAATCCAGAAAGCACTGCCATCGttaaatgcattggaatagacaCACCCCCACCTTTGTTccaaaggatgtatatatgcTTGCCAGCATGTAAGGAGGGTTTTGTTGCTGGCTGTAGGCCTGTTAGAGGTGTTGATGGGGCACATTTGAAGGGAAAATTTCTTGGGGTTTTGTTGACTGCTGTAGGTAAAGATGGGAACAATAACATCTTCCCCGTTGCATGGGCTGTGGTCAAAACAGAAAATGTAGAAACTTGGACTTGA